In the genome of Engraulis encrasicolus isolate BLACKSEA-1 chromosome 21, IST_EnEncr_1.0, whole genome shotgun sequence, the window GAATTGTATGGTATGGGTGTTGACTGCTTTGATGAGTACTGTGATGTCATGTTGCCAGGATTTTAATATGGACATTTAGTattgattgtgtgtttgtttgtaatcCTATTGGCTAGTGGAGCGCCCACTGCCTCTTGTGTAAATACAGAGATTTTATTCATGTTGAACGAGAATAAATGCAAGttactccacccttgtgtgtttCTTACCCAGCCACAAGCTCAAATGAACCTGATGTGTCTTGTGTCAAACAGTGCCCCCTAGGGCCTGGCGTAGTCGGTAATCTATTGTCCTTAGTCTTTGCTAATACTTAACAGGGCCTACAAAATATTAACCAAAACatattttattcttcttctaacCCTAACACCAAATCAGCAGTTACAGTAAATGCATTCAGCTACATCACATCTTGCTTTTCAACACAAGGCATTTTAGCAAAACACATCTAAATTAAAAACTCTACATTGAAGTTGTGACAAAGTAATTATATAAACCCGTTATATTAACAAAATGATTAAACATTAACCATACTGTATGCTTTAGCTTGGCTCTCACTAGAATACACCGATCTCGCCAGTCAATGTCAAACCCCTCCATTATCTACTTAAGTGATTAAATATCAACCATTGCGTCCTTGGTTTTTCTCTAATCTCATAGTAGTAGACTAGAGATTGTAAAGCGAACGACAGATATACATTACGACTAGAGATTTACAAAGCGATATTTACTGATCTCGAAGGAAACTATGATCAATTCATTTCCGTAGCTCCTCTGGCAGGCGAAACACACAGGCTCGTATGTCCGTGTTGGGGCCTGGCATGTTCCCCACACCCTGCCAGCGTCCAGTGGTGGGATCATATCTGTGCACGACTCTGGCCTCACTGCAGTCCTCCTGGCAGTAACCACCCAACACGTATAGCTTCTCCTCCAAGATGGCCGACGCGGCACCCACATGGGGAATGGGAAGGGGCGCGATGCCGCACCAAGAGTCGGCAGCAGGATCATACACCTCACAGCCGAGGTGGTCCGTGTAGCACTTCTTCAAGTTGCACACGCCCCCCACTACAAAGAAACGGCCACCCAGGGTCTCCATGCAGTGCAGGGCCCGGTCTTGCGCCATGTCGGACAAGTGTGTGGTGCCTCTCTTGGGATGGTAGAGGAATGTGGACGCCAGGCACTTGTAGTCGTAGTTGAGGCCTCCCGAAATTAAGATCTCCCCCTTCCACACCCCGGCCGCATGGCCACTCAGAGCCTGGACCAGTGGCCGAGTGAAACTGTAGATAAGGAACAAAAGGTTGCTGTAGAATTGTATGTAATATAATTATTGTTGCAGTCTTTAAttggaaagaaaggagagagcatAGGGAATTGTGCAGCGTGTCCCATTGCCATTTGAAAATGTGTCTGGCTgctgctgtattttgttttccacacagggccactgacagctttagccaggcctGGGATAAAGTAATCTAAAAAGCCCTCCTGcgaaatgcatacaatgtaatgggagtCAAAATCTAGGCGTCACAACTctccccgggcctgggacaacttaGCCCTTTTCCCCCCAGTGAGTTTCCCTGGTAACAATAAACAAAGGAACTTGTCATGCCCAACAGCACCCGTGTAAGCCACTTGGCAATCCCTATTTCGTAATGCCTTACTGAATGTCACTTTTAACCTTGAAGTAATGTTCCTAAAATTAGTGTGTAAATTCATACCCTGTACTGTCACCCATGCACAGCCTGGGCTTTACAGTACCTCCATGAATTGCTTTCCGGGCAGAAGACCTCCACGCTGTCCAGGTTAGTATTGATGTCTTTGTCCCCTCCGATGGCGTAGAGGCTGTTCCCTTGGACCACCAATGTGAAGTTGCTCCTCGGCTCGTGCATGTCTGCGATCCTCTGCCATGTGTTGTTCTGCGGATCGTAGCTGTAACACAAATTTTGGGGAGAATGAGAATAAGATGTAGAgcatcatttattaatcctgaggggaaATTGACATCCCTCGTCAACATCTCTCGTCAACACATTGACCATTTTAAGGAAGTTGTCACCAATGACCTTCTCATAGAGTGACAATGTGACTCCTTTGTTACATGGAAGTGGTGAAGAGAGGGGTCCAGAGCAGTGATTCCAAACCAGGGGTGCAGGTGCCACTAGGGTTTTGCGAGAGCACTAAAGGGATTACATGGAACaaggtaataataacaaatgtatggacccTAGTGAcagtgggatagaggaagagctaTACTGAAGACAAAACATTTCTGGAAGTCACATTGGGTAGAGAAAGAGATTTAGAGCATGAGTGGAGGGGTAATGATATAAAAAGGCTTATGCCTTGCGTAGCGGGTACGCAGGGAAAAttaagttgggaaacactggtctagagaaTAACTAGTATATTCCCTTACATCCACCAGAATTGAAGAAACTGAGAGGTAGGTCAAGATTCAAAATGCATTGCAATTGAAGAGGAAGGTCAAGAGTCAAACTCCATTGCAATTAATATTTCCAAAACAATCTAATCTCATATTGCACTATATGTTTGGAAATAAATACAAATTATGATTTGACTCTAAAGCTAAAACTATACATATACATAAAGGCCTAGAGTATATTTAGACAGGGCCACCACCTGAATCCTGACTTCATGGTGTCAGTCGTTGCGTAGAAGTGGCATCCTCCGACGACATAGAGTTTATCCGCCAGGACAGCTGCACCGTGTCGAAACCGGGCCTGGTCGGGTATCTCCCCCAGCATCTTCCACTCTATATCCTTCACGAGGCCCACACCGCTACGCAAGGCATTGGCAAACCACAGCTGCCTGCTGGGAAATCTCAAGCCCACGTCTGGCTCTAGCTGATCCCCGCCAATGAGGACCAACGCATCTTTGGGACGCCGCACACGAAAGCATTCTTCCGAAGTCAAATTTCCGAACTCTTTGAATGCTGCTGTGTAGAGTTCGACATTGTTCCCATCTGCATTACACTCCATGCACAGGTTGATGGCACGCACCTCGCAGAACTCCCTGAACGTCATCAACGGGAAGCGGACACCTTTCATCAGCCTCGAGGCCTGCGGAAGTCTTTCCGAAAGGTCGGCTTCCAACCAGGTCACAACTGCCCGGAATACCATCAGCTCAGAGGGAGCACACAGGCCATCACAGCACAGGTATTCCAGGAGCTTCTCTGCGGAAAGGTCTTGGAACTTCGGGGTGGCTGACACCTCCAGGAAATGTCTGAGGACATAGTCGTCCGCTAGTTCGCGTAAGTCTCTCATGCCGTAAGCTTCAGCAAATGACGCCACGTCCAGAGAGGAGTCCGCGTCCATTTCCCGCTTCAGGAAgtcaaggcagagggagagggcaggCTGGATTTGGAACTGGAGGGCGGAGCAAATTAGATCAAACACCTGGTCCCAGGTGAGCTCCAAAGCTCCACTGTAGGAGCAGTGAAGGAACACCTCCAGCTCCCCATCGTTAAGATACGGCACTGCAATGGAACTCTGCTGAGACTCCGACATTCCACTTGTGAACATTCCACGAAAGTAGTCACTGCTGGCTGCCAGGAACACACGGTGGGCtggtaataaaaaaaaagaatggactCAGAACATTTGCACAAAATATTAATAGCTTTTTTAGGTAGAAGGACAGTACCTATCTAGAATTTGATCTTGTGTCGCTCAACCCATGCTTTCTGAACTGTGTGGTGCCAGTCTAAACTTTTGATGTCATAGCCTGGCCTGCCAGGATAGTAAGAAAGTGTTGTAGAGTATTAGTTATTTTGTGTCCCATTCTTATCTGTGACAATCTCCCCAACCATTATACCATAACTGGTGACATTGGATGGCAGTAGGTTAAACATTTACTGAGAAAGCAGTTGTTTGATTCaccatggcaaaaaaaagttacttAGAGTCTCTCTGTTTAAATATTGACATATACTTGACACAGTTCAACACACCTCTGAACTCTCTCTTTTGAGCGTCCAACACAATGTCACAGCCAACTCCCTCAATCCACAGCCGTTTGATGGCCTGCAGGCTAACCTCCAGCTGTTCTGAAGCAGAgagcttctttttcttcttctcttctgtgtcTTGGGTTCCATGACAACCCGTGTGTTTCCCTTCTGGTGTGTTGCAAAGTTCTAGAACCCTCGGGGCCCCCAGTGCCTGAGCAGCAGCCTGAGCCTGTGCAATTGTTTCCTGGGTAACGTTTGTTATGACCCCTGTGTATGCGAAATCCAGCACTGCTGCAAGACCCATCCGGCTCACCTCAGGGCCTAACTTGACTTGCAAATCCCTGCTGCAATGGGCATCCTGAATCTTCTCCTGCTCTTGCAGCTTGACGTAGACAATGGAGCTCACAGCCGCTAAGACAGTGGAGTGTACACAGAGACTCTGTCCATCCTGGGTGTTCAGAGTCAGGTCTGTGAGCAGGGAGGCCCGCCTGAAGTCCTCCAGAGTCTGGAACACTTGTTTTGTGTAAGAGTTGCTGTGGTACATACGTTTGCCTTCATGACAgcttctgccctcctctctgcCCACTGGTCCTCCATTCTCCACAGGAATGTTATATCTGCGTGTGCACTCCTGCCACACGCTGTGCTTCACACCCATCCTGTTGTCGTTGTAGGCCTTGATCCACCTCAGCCTCcggttctcctcctcttccctctcccctccttcctcaatcaccttcttcctcctctctttgt includes:
- the si:ch211-63p21.8 gene encoding kelch-like protein 33, with translation MALARQQVPMGWDERWRMDKERRKKVIEEGGEREEEENRRLRWIKAYNDNRMGVKHSVWQECTRRYNIPVENGGPVGREEGRSCHEGKRMYHSNSYTKQVFQTLEDFRRASLLTDLTLNTQDGQSLCVHSTVLAAVSSIVYVKLQEQEKIQDAHCSRDLQVKLGPEVSRMGLAAVLDFAYTGVITNVTQETIAQAQAAAQALGAPRVLELCNTPEGKHTGCHGTQDTEEKKKKKLSASEQLEVSLQAIKRLWIEGVGCDIVLDAQKREFRAHRVFLAASSDYFRGMFTSGMSESQQSSIAVPYLNDGELEVFLHCSYSGALELTWDQVFDLICSALQFQIQPALSLCLDFLKREMDADSSLDVASFAEAYGMRDLRELADDYVLRHFLEVSATPKFQDLSAEKLLEYLCCDGLCAPSELMVFRAVVTWLEADLSERLPQASRLMKGVRFPLMTFREFCEVRAINLCMECNADGNNVELYTAAFKEFGNLTSEECFRVRRPKDALVLIGGDQLEPDVGLRFPSRQLWFANALRSGVGLVKDIEWKMLGEIPDQARFRHGAAVLADKLYVVGGCHFYATTDTMKSGFSYDPQNNTWQRIADMHEPRSNFTLVVQGNSLYAIGGDKDINTNLDSVEVFCPESNSWSFTRPLVQALSGHAAGVWKGEILISGGLNYDYKCLASTFLYHPKRGTTHLSDMAQDRALHCMETLGGRFFVVGGVCNLKKCYTDHLGCEVYDPAADSWCGIAPLPIPHVGAASAILEEKLYVLGGYCQEDCSEARVVHRYDPTTGRWQGVGNMPGPNTDIRACVFRLPEELRK